In the genome of Osmerus mordax isolate fOsmMor3 chromosome 10, fOsmMor3.pri, whole genome shotgun sequence, the window TGACTGCTGgtctgaggggctggaggaggaggggagaaggcgggagggggcagaggaatGAGGGGAGACATAAATCAGAGGATGATCAGACATGACATACTAAAAGACAACACTTTTAGCATGAGTCTGTTAAATGAAACAGTGGAAGTGTGACCCCCAGCAGTGAGAGGGTCCAGagcgtgtctctctccctgaggGTCTAGCTGGCAgggcagagccagagagagagtcagggagagacttCATGTCAGCACCAGCTACCAAATCCTGGCCTACCACACAGAGACCAGGACCTGTTAAGATGCTCCCCCTGGGACAGGGCCCCTGGGACAGGGCATGATGGGAAACATAGGCGTCGTGTGAGGGCAGGGATTccaacctgtgtgtttgtgtggacggTGAGGGGACTTCctggttcttcttcttcttcccttcCTTGAGTTTCTTCTTCTGGGGCTCTGGGGCCTCCTGTTCATCTCTGGAGCGCTTCactgcagagcagagcacagcagcaCCTTCTAGGGGTCACAACCAGCTACTTCTGTACAACCTGACTTACACTAACATACATTACTTCAAATGTACTGATTCATAattatattacacacacacacacaatttcactAAAACATCAGAGCTAGTTCTGCTTTCCCTCACCTTGTCTAGTCGGCACGGCAACCGTCTCCCTGACGAAGGGCTTGTTGACGACCTGCTTGGACTTGGCGGCGAAGTTGAGCGCCGTGAAGGTGTCAAAGTAGAAGGTGTACTCAGGCGCGATGTTGGTCACCATGACGGCGTGGGCGGAGCCTCCCAGGGAGTCCTGGAGGAGGCGTGTGAGCTTGCTGTCCCGGTACGGCACCCGGCAGGAGCCCCCTGCGTTCAGGGAGTCCACCACCTTGCTGAGGGTGAACAGAGACAGGTTGATGGCCCCGCTCTCCTTCAGGCGCAGACCCTGGTTGCCCGTGCGCCGGTTGTCCTCCGAGCCGGCCAGGTCCACCAGGTACAGCTTCCCTGTCTGCTGGCGGCCGGGGGGGCAGCGCTGAGTACGCaccacctggggagaggggttgggtggagggggttagGGAAGATGTGTGGGGAAGAGGACAACAGACGGAGGAGTGGAAAgaggtgggtgagggtggagggggtggtgggtaggagatgtgaggaaggacagagcggtgaggaagagagaagaattCGGGGCAGTATGATGGAaaggtgtgagaggaggaggagaagaggaaggtaaGAAGAGACGGCAGACTGACTCGACCAAAGAAGAGATGCTGATTACCTGACCAGCTCACAACCATGTCTCTAGGAGGACCGATAACCATAAAAATGCTTAATATCGGTGCCGATATTCGGTCAACCCCTAGTATAGCACCCAGCAGTGAGAGGGTCCAGagcgtgtctctctccctgaggGTCTAGCTGGCAgggcagagccagagagagagtcagggagagacttCATGTCAGCACCAGCTACCAAATCCTGGCCTACCACACAGAGACCAGGACCTGTTAAGATGCCTCCCCGTGATGGGAGACTCAAATACACTCCATTTGTACCATATCTTTAGAAAGAAAACGTGTGTTGCCTGAATtaataaaatgttgaaatagGATGGGGTGCGTGTGATTTGAACACCTTGATGAGCAGCACGGCGTGGCTCCGGCTGGAGCGCTGGTTGAGCTTGGTGGAGGCTGTGGTGCGGTTGAGGCTGGCAGGAATGAAATGGGAGTCAAACTCAGAGAAggagtggagggtggtgtgggtgagGCCTGGGATGAGGATGTTTCTGTCCTTGTCCTCACGGATGGGAAGGTCCTGGGTGCTGGGGGAGAGCAGGTCCAACACCTGGACACGGGGATAGGgtatagcttagtggttagagttTGGGGGAAACGggcactacacaaacacaacatcagGTTGTTGTGGCAGCGACAGACCGTGGTGTGGCTCCTACCTTCTCATTGTAGATCTCCAGGTAGGACATGCCCACACCGTAGTCCCAGccgtctccccctcgctctctcccccgcaCCAGCTGGAACACCTCCCTCACCGCCCGTGGAATCACGCCTGGCTGGGCCGGGCTGCCCAGCATGGTGTGGGTCTTACCTgtagatgggaggaggaggggggaaaggggaggaggatgaggagagacaggggagggagaagtCATGTTGAGAAAACAGGTTTAAATTACCCCCTGTACCTCAATTTAAGCAAAATATGCACTGTGGGAAATGTATTTCTTAAAACTTGAAAATTAGCCTGAGAGACACGTTTAAAAGCAGCTGGGAGTTGGTTTCTTGCTCCGTAGCAGACAGGACGCAGAGAACATATTGAGATTTCATAACATCAAAAGTTCAAACATGCCGGTACATACCGGCTCCTGTTGGTCCATAGGCGAAGACGCTGGCGTTTTGGCCGTTCAGCACGTGCGGTAGGATTGGCTTCACCGACGAGAGAAAGACCTCTTGCTGTGTTGAATCTTCACCGTGGAATACGTCAAACCTTAACGGATTTTACACCGGTGATTGGTAATATATAACTCAGTGGTACTGCAGTGGTAGAGGACAGCAGTGGTAGAGCACTGCAGTGGTAGAGCACTGCAGGTCTAGAGCACTGCAGGTCTAGAGCACTGCAGGTCTAGAGCACTGCAGGtctagaggtcacaggttcaaagcCCATCCCCAACgttgaaataaaaatgtatcgATTAACACAACCACCCAGTGTGGTACAAGCAAAAGCCTGCAGTGAACGCTGTTAATCAGCCGTATTCGTGACCCAAAAAGCCTTCAGCGTGATCAAAGTTCACACAAAACAAGAGATTAAATGATGTTGCATAACGCGGACACTCACTGGTATTGTAGCGTCTCTGTGGCGTTCCTCCAGTTGGTTATCTCCAAGCTCTGAGGTCCGGTTCCTCTGACACACGGACCCTCGTTCTTCTCGTCCTGCTTGACCATGTACGGTCGCAGCCGAACAGCAACACGAACTCGAGACGACGACTTGGAGCTCCCTGCACCATCGCTCACGGCCACACGCTGGGCCATGTCTGTGAAACGTTTTAGTTTAGCTGgcggtaaaaaaaaatatccctTGAAATGTTATGACTAACTAGCTGTATAATCAAACTCAAGTTGTACTTACTATACatattacgttttttttttcatgtaacATAACATATTCAAGGTAGCAACGACGGCTACGTAGTATGTTGAACTCCACAACAGATCAGCGGCGGCTAGCAACGCTAAACTACTCTGAGCTAGCTATCTAGTTAGTTCGAAGACAAAACGTATACAAGTTTCAAACTTACTTTATAAACTGAAACCGGGAGTTTGAGATTCGATGtgttcgctctctctgtcttttaaaacatggTTATCTAAAGTGATATCCTAACTAAAGTAGCCACACAACAGAACCAGGCCTTCCTTCCGCCAAATCATTTTCAAACACTGCAGGTCTGCTGAAATGCTCCAATCAGCATCGACGACAGGTCTGACCAATAGGAATGACGTATACACTTTTTCTACCGATTTGCGTCTGGGTTGAACAAGAGCCTGAACCATACACTCATTACTTTACTTTTGAATTAAACATAGGCTTTACCTTAACCTCACGATTAAAACTATAACTGTAATAAATTATAATTTTTCTATGGGCCTGATTTGTATGGTCTGTTAGGTTTTATCCGTGGACGTTGCGTTGAAATTAGACTTCTAAGTCATGTGGATGGTTTCACTAGGAACGTCCGTTACACACACGAGCGATCCGTATTTATGAAGATCATCACGGGTAGGGAGTCGCGAGCAGCACTGACGAGTCTGGCTTCCCAAAATGGCGCTATGTTTATGTCCATGGCCGTGTGAGCTTGTTTAGTTTTGTGGACTGATCCATGCATCTACTGTTGAAGATAATACGTCAATGCAACCGGTTTTATCTGCGAGACGTGCGTGCACCGACAATTTTATAAAGGTAAAAAACCGTAGTTCAGAATCCCTAGAATATGATATCGGTGCTTTCAAGTTAGCTACGGCTAGCTAGTTGACCTAAGTAGTCAGTACCTGTAGATATACCATCCTGCAGCATTCAGTTGCAACATTTATTACACTGATTCAACAAAGTCATGCAGTTGACCAAAGGTATGTGTGAGTTGCTCTACCACGTACGTTGTCTAAATAGGTCGTGCAACGTTTCCGACATTTTCGCCACTCAAACCTGTTCTTGTGTTTACAGCCATAACGTCCACACCTCAGACGATGCAGGCCGCGGAGGAGACGGACTCCAGCACGCTGAGAGACGGCATCGAGCAGCTTGGAGTGGCGGATACGGCGcccggaggagaggatgaaagtgTTCAGGAAAGAGAGGATACTGGACTGGCGACCACAACAGGAGACGAGACGAAATCAGAGAGTGTAAAAAGTATGTTTTTTATGAGCATAATTTACACAATAGCCGTTGAGTCGAGCCTCTGTGAGCTAAATAATGTTGATTTAGCtgaagcggttagggaattgggctagtaatccgaaggttgctggttcgattcccggctgtgaaaaatgacgtgtccttgggcaaggcacttcaccctacgtgCCTCGGGGAAaatgaccctgtacttactgtaagtcgctctggataagagcgtctgctaaatgactaaatgtaaatccaaaGCGAGTGTGTGGGTTAGACTCTTCATCGACagtcaaatccccccccccctcctcttcccagaATGAGGTGCTTAGTCAACACTGACCCCCATACTTTGTTCTTACCTCCCACCTGCCTCACTGTCCTCTCAGCCGGGGACCTCGAGGACAGCGCCATGGATGAAGATGTGCAGAATGAGGTTCAGATGGACAAGGACATGGGTGGAAAACAGGCGATGGGCGAGGACGGGGAATGGGAGATCGCTTACAGCGATGACGAAATGGAAGACCCCAAAAACTGGATGCCGCCTCCTGCTGAAATCAAAAGACTGTACGAGCTGCTCTCTAAAGAAGAGAAGCTGGAGCTGAACTTCGATCCCTTGCCCCGGCGGCCGCCGACACCAGAACGCACCCCGTCACCCGAGAGGGACGACGAGGAGGACGCGGCCAGAGAACGAGACCGGGAGGAGCGCGAGCGCAAGTCAGTTGCTAATCGGTgtcctgtgtttctgtgtcttaaTCTTTACTCCCAAATCGTTTGTGAGAAGACTGCACCTGCCTCGAGAACTGCTGTTTAAAGCTGTTTTTTCGTTTCAGGCCACCAACTCCAACAGAGTTTGACTTTGACGAAGAACTGACGCAGGCGACTCCAAAGAACTCATTCATCAACCGGCGCAGAACCCCAGGTATCACGGCCTCACAGCCGGTCTCCTTAACGGGAGGTTGGGATCACCAAGCAAAAAGTGATATTAACGAGCTAATAACTAAACTCACCATTTACCATTCAAAACAATAAACGATCCTATAccctttactgtgtgtgtaagcgttcAGTAGGCAAGCTAATTACCGTAAATGTCTACTATTTTCTGCTCATTGTGAATTCTCGTTCCTGCTCAGGTTCCTCCGCGCGTTCTTCTGTGAAGAGAGAAGCCCGGTTGGACAAGGTGCTGTCGGACATGAAGCGCCACCgcaggctggaggagcagctTCTGAGGACGGGGAGAGATCTGTTCAAGAGCGAGAAGAGCCGACCGGGGCCCGAGGAAGCCCTCTCCCCCAACAGCCAGAAAgagcgggagaaagagagggagcgagacagcAATCCTAGCACCATCTTCTCACCGAGACAGAGAAGGTACTGACGTCATCAAGATGGACCTTATAAGAGAGTTGGCGGGGCTCTCTCACAAAACTTGAATTTTATATATGATGCAtttttgtatgttttctatGACTGTGTTTTGTATTCGTGTAATAAACATTTTACTCACAATGAATAGGGTTTTGTTGATGAAAGACTCGGACAACGTTTAGGACAGAGGAGTATATTTTAGCGTTTGAGTAACAACATAGCCTTCAGAAAAGGCCCAGAAGCATATAGTATATAATACGTATGCATAATAATGCATTCAAACCCACAAATAAaaccaaataaataaacaataaataattaattacaAATAAATAACAAGCAGTGGAATATACAGTACTTCAGTTACTTTTTTACCCTCAATTGTCAAGAAGCAGTAAGCTGTGAATGAACTGAAGAGATCGCATTTTTCTTAAACAGCTTCAAAGGGAGAAAATAGTCACAGTTGTCCGATATTTGAGCACTGACTGCCTTTTATCATTCAGATCATAGTAATATACATTTTCAGTCATATTTAATTGCCAGATTATTAGTGAAAATAGCTTTGTGTTCATGGAACATCAGCCTCAATGCAAATGGCTCAGAAGTATTGAAAACAAAGTTaataaaataacacaacagCAGAAAGAGACTGCTAAAATCTGTTGTGTCTGTTAGTCATGTTCTACAGTCAACTTTAAATGTTGTTGGTGTATTGTTAAACTTAATACGCTCATAGTCAGCTGCAAACTGCAACAATTTAAAAATGTCCCTTTTTGATGATGAAATACTAAATCTTTATGGGCCCCTACAGAGCAACTTGAACCTATTTGATAGTTGTGTTTATGAGATGCACTTCCAGTAACTATTGTACAATACATGGAATTCACTGGACTACAATCTCATCACTGACTATGCAAACCGCTCAAATACTCTCACTCAAAAGTCAACTACCCTAGTCAGTTAGCCTTTTTCCAAGTTCAATTCTACACTGAACACAGTAACACTGTTGCAACGTGGATGGGTAAGTGTTTTGTGTCCACTGAATTCAGTCATAACTGTCATAATGTGAAAGGATTCCTCAGAATGCTACGGCTAGTGTAGCCTAGCGGACCAGCCTGACCTCACTTCCTTTTCCACCtaacttcacttcctgtttcactcGACCCCAACACAGGTGCCAGGCAGGTCAACCAGGCCCAACTCTACTGTTCTAAGAGATCAAAGATGttatcaaataaaataaaaagaactATCACAAAAAGTTTTTAGGGGAAACCAAAAATCACAACCTAAACCATGGAACTAACACTGATGTGTAAATGACAGGTACAATTTTTAACATCTGCTATGTACACAGCTTCCGTCACTTTTCAGTCCAAGGAGAACAgccccccttccacctctcagatgagagagagcagaagcgAGCAGGAACAGCTACGACTGAGAATAAGGCAACAGAATACAGTCTCATGAGCTCTCCCTTCCACACCATGCAGTCTACAGACCACGCCGTCTCCAGACCACGCCGTCTCCAGACCACGCAGTCTCCAGACCACGCAGTCTACAGACCACGCCGTCTCCAGACCACGCCGTCTACAGACCACGCAGTCTCCAGACCACGCAGTCTACAGACCACGCCGTCTCCAGACCACGCAGTCTCCAGACCACGCAGTCTCCAGACCACGCAGTCTCCAGACCACGCAGTCTACAGACCACGCCGTCTCCAGACCACGCCGTCTACAGACCACGCAGTCTCCAGGCTGCTTAGTGACAATGAAAGACTACACAGGGGATACATAGAGGAACACCAGCAAGACTAAATACTGCTTAGTCAGAATTGGTTACTAAGCTGAATGAGGCCTTCTATCTACAGCATGGTAGTAACATACAATATAATACATTCCTAACTGCCACTGccctccacacagacaggggGAGCTACACCCAGGGTCACCCTCTAACTGGCTGTGCTGCATTCAGGCTTCCACTCTCAAAACTCAGGGCATGGATCAGAGCGCAGACAATGTTTAATGTGAATTCAAAGTGCAAACAATCCCTTCATTTCCATGAATAACCCTTCAcacccttttttttttgcaacaaGTACAACACTATTTGAGGCATTTCCTAGTTCTGTTTCACAGTCTGCTACCACTTCTCCGCCCTACTCACCTTCTCTTACAACTTGTTACAttcgccctcctccctccctcctccctcccccctagtGATTGGTTGACTCCGGCTCTGAGGGACAGCTGCTGTAGCCATTGGCTGACTGTGGCAGGGCGTGTCCGTCCGAGTCCGCCTTCTTGGGCGTGGGCCTCCGAGAGCGCCCCGCCCCGGTGAAGAGGCGCAGGGCCCCCCTGCAGATCAGGGTGAACCAGTACACCTGGGGGGCCATGAGGAGGCCAGCCCCCAGGTTACACTGCCACGACACAGAGAAGGGAACCTGGAGGAAGGGGATGGAGGcgtacctgggggagggggggagaggaggggaagaggagaggaaatggacACATGGtcagcacatacacactttgACAGGCGCTACAGAAACCCATCATAATTTGGTTAGAGATCTGTTCTCGCGTGATGGTTCATATTAGTACGATTACAAAGGTGTGGTTAGGATCTTAGGATTGATCTACAGAGAAGAAATCACAAGCGGGTTATCTTTGTTAGAAAACCAACCCTCTACTGATGTTCACCTCCCCAAGTTCCCCAGACTACGATGTCTGACAAACAAGCTGAGATGTTCTTGACCTCAGTGATTACAGCTCAGcatgaaagagacagacacagagacaaacagagagagagacagagaccgacagagagacagacaaacaaactgagagacagcgagagaaacagagagaggcagacacaaagagacagacagagacagagagacagacaaacaaacagagagagaaacagagagagaaacagagagagacagagacagacacaaagagacaaacagagaaacagacaaacagagagacagagagagagagacatacctgCCGTAGGCGTAGTAGAGgtaagggaagaggaggactcGACAGATGAAAAAAGTGATCAGCATAGTAGCCCCATTCACTTTGTGCAGGAGAGTGTGCTGCTGTTTGtactgaggacaggagagggccaggagagaggacagagagagagaatgagacagaggAACCCACCAGCAAGTCCAGTTTggtgagaagcagagagagagttagtgcAGCGCTACATGAAccctgaggaggagcagaaggagagcaACGTGTCCCTCATGCTTCAGGGTGTGCtgagcaaccctgtcccacagAGCACATCCTACAACACATGGAGATACCTCAACTCCCTACTCAGGTTCTAGCTTCTCTGttgtcacactctctcccagagaacacactcacagagcCTGGCATTCCTCTCCCAGGGACATGGGCAGACTTCTGAAATGCCAAGGCTTTTAGCCGTGTGTTTATCACAACTCCAACACTGCTCTGCAGACGTGGGGGGAAAGCTGACATCATATATACTGTTAAATCCAGTCTAAATACTGGAGGCTATATTCAGCTGTGAGTGCTTTAATAACACGGCTACATGTGACTGAGCATCATTCTAAGTTGTAGCCTGTGTTCCGAAGAGTATCATGCTTCTTTTATGCAGTCTaaagaagttgtgtgtgtgtctgccttttatgcagttgtgtgtgtctgccttttATGCAGTCAGCTGGAGCGGTGTTGTTACAAGCAGAGCTGTTAGCAAGTGAACACATCCCTAGTGCAGAGGAAAGAGTGAGCTCTCCAGTGAGAAGGTGACAGACTGGATGACAGTCATGTGAAGGTCTGTCTGACCTGATGACCTTTGACACCAGGGACAGATGCACCGCTTGGAATACAAACAAATGATGACCTGAAAACAACCGATCTGGGAGCAATTTAAAATGGGAGAATTGATGTGTGCAGGTGAGCGTTGGAGGGTCTGACCTGGATCAGGATCTTgcccaggcagacagacggggtGCTGATCTCAGCCATGAACATCAGGCCCTGGAAGTAGTCCCCTTTCCCCTGGCGCCAGAACTGcaagagacaggaagtcatcaTCCCTGCATCCTGACCAGCCCACCCGTGTGTGGGTCACTACCTCTCAGGTATTACCACTTATGACATGTTAAGTAAACGCCTAACAGTGTTGACAGAAAGGCAGAGCTATGTATCACCATGAACAGTCCTAAAGCTACCGGCTCAATCCATCACAGACTCCAACACACTCACTAAACCCCTGCGCTACAGTGGCGACAGTTACCACGGAGACGGGGAAGCAGACGGTGACCATGACGACGTGGTGTAGCACCATGAGGAACTCCCGGCGGAGGTAGCTGGCCAGGACCTTTCCCAGGCGCAGGGGCCCAACCTCCTGctcgtgacctttgacctggagCTTGTACCAGTAACACATGTACATAGCGTAGATGTCGTAGACGAAGTAGGGCACAGCAAACAAGATGTAGGCGCTGGTCAGCCAATGCCTGCAAACACggatgaggaggggtggggtttaGAGGAGGGGCGGGGTGTAGAGGAGGGGCGGGGTGTAGAGGAGGGGCGGGGTGACAAAAGAGGTGGTGGACACATGTGGACACATAAAAACTAACTGGATCTAATATCACTGCTTGTGGCTAAACTGGAAAATACTTGGAGCTCTTAGAGCTTTTATTGAGTGAAGAACAGTCTGACAGAAACAACAGTGTCCTGGTCTAATCATCTGCCGTCCTGTTCCAACACTTTATGCAGGGGCCAGGACAGCGTTCATCTCAGCTAAAGAGCAGGTTGTTCTCCTGGTCGCTGGCACATCCGGACTGCATTTAAAAAAACCTGGCCTCAAGTTACAAACATCTAAAGTGTGTAGAAACTGAATTTATCTTTATATCATCTCTTTGTTCACCCATTTAGTCAGACTGTGGACTCCTGATAAGGATGCTGTTATGAATGTACTTGGTGTTGCGCCATGGTCCACGGCAGCCAATCATGTGAGAGCATTCACTAATAAGTTTACAGCTAGCTCTATCACTAGgtccagctcagtggtagagtatATGACTGCAGATCTGCAGGTTTGAATGCCCCCCTCTATGTCATTTTCTGTGTCAGCATATGCAAAATGAACTCATTATCAGATGCTCCTCATGTTCCTGAGGAGACAGTGAGGTACGTCCTTACTGGTCCTCGATGATGTCCTCACAGGACGAGGCGATGATGAGGCCTGCGGAGGAGGCCATGATGGCCTGTATGGACGACACCAGCCTGTGACaggaggggtgaaaggtcacctGGTCAGGTCAGTATGTGACAGGCTACAGGGGAGGCTTCCTCGCTCTGTACAACAGACACATCACTACTCCCTCATGAAGACATGAACTACAAGCAAACACATCAAACCAGTATTCACCAGACAATAACACTCTTGCCAGTGAGGAACTTTTAACTTTACTTTATTATGCCTGAAAGAAAGAATGTCAAGTTGAGTTCCTCCCCCACCTGGCAGAGACGATGACGGCATCCCCCTCGCTCCAGCCCAGCCAGGGCAGGTGTTTCAGGCACTGCTTGGACAGCAGGAAGAGACCTGGGAAGAACACGGTGCCGGCCGCTAGCACGCTCAGCATGGCTCCTCTGGGCTGGTGGGAGGCGCGGGTCAGCTGGCTATCTGCTCCTGGAGATCTGCTCCTCAGTCACTCTGCTGCAAACACACAAGAGATGTCTATAAAGATGCATGTTTACCGCCTGTATTATATTATTGACAGATAGTTATTATGGAAAAGACAAGAAATGGAAGAGAAACATGCCATGGCCTCAGTCTACATGGGGCATGAATGTGTTGGTTAGGAGACACTGGCCACGGGTGAGTCCACCTGTaaaacacagggggggggggggggggttctctcgGTCCTGACCCTGCTAGCCTGGCATCGCCACTAAGGAGTGCTTGTCTGGAACCCCTCAGTTCATTATCGACAGGCGCGGACTCCGcaaaatgcctctggaagcaattGGATAGAGCTGGATGGATACAACAAATCATAGCAACGACACATCATCTTGGATGTTTACGAAAATGCTTCAACTGCACTCCTCTGTACAGTCAAACTCACCTCATATAAAAAATGGTTGTGATTGGCCAAGCCCTTTTCATGCCAGAGTGAAATCCGTTCTAATGGGACTGTGTTCAGAACCGTCTGCCAGAGCTGATAAACCATGAGCTTGCATATAGGTCTGGTTCCCAGTCTGGTCCCGTGTTTGAGCCAAAGCGACGCTTAAGATCTATTAAGGCAGAGGAAAGGGAGCGACGATACCAAAATAGAGCCGGTGCGGCGCTGAGAAGAGGGCATTAGTTCAATTAACAAAAGCGTCAGAGGGGAGTTggggtggatggtgctgatggtGCCGCTGTGGGCTCGTCAGGAGGGACGGCCATTGATGAGAAGGCCCATTGTGCGGCTAGCATGTCAGCGTTAGCCCTGTAAGGTCATCTGACAAACATGTGGGTTCGTTGTCCTCGACTAGCTAACCCTAAATACACCGCATCTGCAGCATACGCAATGCGCTATCTTGATCGCATATATTAAATACGAGTCTTGCTCAAAAACAAAGATCTTAAACCAGATAGCTAGCCGGTTGTTTAACGGCTTGTTTCATACATAACTACCACCACACGGTCGATATATCTTGTTCACTTACTATGTCTGATAGACGGCTATCAACGTTCAATTACGAAAATGAAGTGTCTATATTTAATGGGCATT includes:
- the kif22 gene encoding kinesin-like protein KIF22 isoform X3, with product MAQRVAVSDGAGSSKSSSRVRVAVRLRPYMVKQDEKNEGPCVRGTGPQSLEITNWRNATETLQYQFDVFHGEDSTQQEVFLSSVKPILPHVLNGQNASVFAYGPTGAGKTHTMLGSPAQPGVIPRAVREVFQLVRGRERGGDGWDYGVGMSYLEIYNEKVLDLLSPSTQDLPIREDKDRNILIPGLTHTTLHSFSEFDSHFIPASLNRTTASTKLNQRSSRSHAVLLIKVVRTQRCPPGRQQTGKLYLVDLAGSEDNRRTGNQGLRLKESGAINLSLFTLSKVVDSLNAGGSCRVPYRDSKLTRLLQDSLGGSAHAVMVTNIAPEYTFYFDTFTALNFAAKSKQVVNKPFVRETVAVPTRQGAAVLCSAVKRSRDEQEAPEPQKKKLKEGKKKKNQEVPSPSTQTHSPSDQQSVLDRLIALEKMMMGSPERERLNLLQTMAQSRKEIQELKKKQQQFESRARELGQPDDTEPLFRSMLPPLHRKQSTAARPSKQQAVVSPLQGQYQR
- the pagr1 gene encoding PAXIP1-associated glutamate-rich protein 1 isoform X2, with amino-acid sequence MQAAEETDSSTLRDGIEQLGVADTAPGGEDESVQEREDTGLATTTGDETKSESVKTGDLEDSAMDEDVQNEVQMDKDMGGKQAMGEDGEWEIAYSDDEMEDPKNWMPPPAEIKRLYELLSKEEKLELNFDPLPRRPPTPERTPSPERDDEEDAARERDREERERKPPTPTEFDFDEELTQATPKNSFINRRRTPGSSARSSVKREARLDKVLSDMKRHRRLEEQLLRTGRDLFKSEKSRPGPEEALSPNSQKEREKERERDSNPSTIFSPRQRRY
- the kif22 gene encoding kinesin-like protein KIF22 isoform X1; translation: MAQRVAVSDGAGSSKSSSRVRVAVRLRPYMVKQDEKNEGPCVRGTGPQSLEITNWRNATETLQYQFDVFHGEDSTQQEVFLSSVKPILPHVLNGQNASVFAYGPTGAGKTHTMLGSPAQPGVIPRAVREVFQLVRGRERGGDGWDYGVGMSYLEIYNEKVLDLLSPSTQDLPIREDKDRNILIPGLTHTTLHSFSEFDSHFIPASLNRTTASTKLNQRSSRSHAVLLIKVVRTQRCPPGRQQTGKLYLVDLAGSEDNRRTGNQGLRLKESGAINLSLFTLSKVVDSLNAGGSCRVPYRDSKLTRLLQDSLGGSAHAVMVTNIAPEYTFYFDTFTALNFAAKSKQVVNKPFVRETVAVPTRQGAAVLCSAVKRSRDEQEAPEPQKKKLKEGKKKKNQEVPSPSTQTHSPSDQQSVLDRLIALEKMMMGSPERERLNLLQTMAQSRKEIQELKKKQQQFESRARELGQPDDTEPLFRSMLPPLHRKQSTAARPSKQQAVVSPLQVNQLQSLQPCALVHKTSVCLKRSEGKKLLEQAEPLEGKENSGLGGWESHLDSSVLERSCQNILQVLNSGSLKELKSLQQIGDKKAKLILGWREVNGSFTQVEDLTKIEGITAKRFSSFMKANILSVMGK
- the tlcd3bb gene encoding ceramide synthase; this encodes MLSVLAAGTVFFPGLFLLSKQCLKHLPWLGWSEGDAVIVSARLVSSIQAIMASSAGLIIASSCEDIIEDQHWLTSAYILFAVPYFVYDIYAMYMCYWYKLQVKGHEQEVGPLRLGKVLASYLRREFLMVLHHVVMVTVCFPVSVFWRQGKGDYFQGLMFMAEISTPSVCLGKILIQYKQQHTLLHKVNGATMLITFFICRVLLFPYLYYAYGRYASIPFLQVPFSVSWQCNLGAGLLMAPQVYWFTLICRGALRLFTGAGRSRRPTPKKADSDGHALPQSANGYSSCPSEPESTNH
- the pagr1 gene encoding PAXIP1-associated glutamate-rich protein 1 isoform X1; translation: MQLTKAITSTPQTMQAAEETDSSTLRDGIEQLGVADTAPGGEDESVQEREDTGLATTTGDETKSESVKTGDLEDSAMDEDVQNEVQMDKDMGGKQAMGEDGEWEIAYSDDEMEDPKNWMPPPAEIKRLYELLSKEEKLELNFDPLPRRPPTPERTPSPERDDEEDAARERDREERERKPPTPTEFDFDEELTQATPKNSFINRRRTPGSSARSSVKREARLDKVLSDMKRHRRLEEQLLRTGRDLFKSEKSRPGPEEALSPNSQKEREKERERDSNPSTIFSPRQRRY
- the kif22 gene encoding kinesin-like protein KIF22 isoform X2; translated protein: MAQRVAVSDGAGSSKSSSRVRVAVRLRPYMVKQDEKNEGPCVRGTGPQSLEITNWRNATETLQYQFDVFHGEDSTQQEVFLSSVKPILPHVLNGQNASVFAYGPTGAGKTHTMLGSPAQPGVIPRAVREVFQLVRGRERGGDGWDYGVGMSYLEIYNEKVLDLLSPSTQDLPIREDKDRNILIPGLTHTTLHSFSEFDSHFIPASLNRTTASTKLNQRSSRSHAVLLIKVVRTQRCPPGRQQTGKLYLVDLAGSEDNRRTGNQGLRLKESGAINLSLFTLSKVVDSLNAGGSCRVPYRDSKLTRLLQDSLGGSAHAVMVTNIAPEYTFYFDTFTALNFAAKSKQVVNKPFVRETVAVPTRQVKRSRDEQEAPEPQKKKLKEGKKKKNQEVPSPSTQTHSPSDQQSVLDRLIALEKMMMGSPERERLNLLQTMAQSRKEIQELKKKQQQFESRARELGQPDDTEPLFRSMLPPLHRKQSTAARPSKQQAVVSPLQVNQLQSLQPCALVHKTSVCLKRSEGKKLLEQAEPLEGKENSGLGGWESHLDSSVLERSCQNILQVLNSGSLKELKSLQQIGDKKAKLILGWREVNGSFTQVEDLTKIEGITAKRFSSFMKANILSVMGK